The uncultured Desulfobulbus sp. genome window below encodes:
- the hdrA2 gene encoding CoB-CoM heterodisulfide reductase HdrA2, with translation MQEKQETELRIGVYVCHCGLNIAGVVDCAAVADYAGTLPDVVLSRHNAYTCSEPGQNQIKEDIAEHKLNRVVVASCSPRLHEPTFRQCIAEAGLNPYLLDMANLREHCAWVHGHDKEGATHKACDLVHASVARARLLQVCHEAQIPVTPKTLVIGGGVAGIQAALDLANAGTKVILVEKKPSIGGIMAALDKTFPTMDCSICILGPKMTDVGRHPNITLLTLSEVKEIKGFVGNFSVKVLKKARYVREDMCTACGECAKVCPVVLPDEFDQGLSSRRAIYSPFPQAVPSSYLIEMDKCLGHNPTVCGKCVEQCAKQCIDFHMSDEELSFEVGTIIMATGMDIYDPTRLDEYGYTRFDNVLTSMEFERLINAGGPTSGAVIRMTDRKRPRSIGFVQCVGSRSLQKGGAYCSNVCCMNTIKCAFMIKEHYPEVEVKVFYIDIRAFGKGFEDQYRRTKRMGVQYIRGLPGTVEEDPVTRNLIVHAENPNTREVDHHELDMLVLAVGVRPPEGLKKLQEMLALQRNPDGFFLEAHPKLQPVDAATRGIFFAGCSEGPKDVKDSVTQASAAAMRASILMNQGKLTVEGITAEVNPELCSSCGLCAKVCPYNAITVDRIGKTGAHVTTAACAGCGTCSAECPEGAIEMHHFTDDQILEQIHAVLGEKPEERILVFACNWCSYAGADFAGVSRLEYPTTTRLIRTMCSGRVNEKFLWDAFAQGVPAILISGCHLSDCHYINANHWTEKRVQRMWRKMEKFGIRKERLQLEWISAAEGIRFQEAMIEMERIRQTVDAEEIASTQEALQGMRGLATVEVIS, from the coding sequence ATGCAAGAGAAACAAGAGACGGAGTTACGTATTGGGGTCTATGTGTGTCACTGTGGGTTGAATATAGCCGGGGTGGTGGATTGTGCCGCCGTTGCCGATTATGCAGGGACCCTGCCTGATGTGGTTTTGTCTCGCCATAACGCCTATACCTGTTCGGAGCCTGGCCAGAATCAGATCAAAGAGGACATTGCCGAGCATAAGCTCAACCGGGTGGTGGTGGCTTCCTGTTCACCCCGGTTGCATGAACCCACTTTCCGGCAATGCATTGCCGAGGCGGGTTTAAATCCCTACCTGCTGGACATGGCCAATCTGCGCGAGCACTGCGCCTGGGTTCATGGGCACGATAAGGAGGGGGCAACACATAAGGCCTGTGATCTTGTCCACGCTTCGGTTGCCCGCGCGCGTCTGTTGCAGGTCTGTCATGAGGCGCAGATTCCCGTGACTCCTAAAACCCTGGTGATCGGTGGCGGCGTTGCGGGTATTCAGGCTGCCCTTGATCTGGCCAATGCCGGGACAAAAGTTATTCTGGTGGAGAAGAAACCCAGTATTGGCGGCATCATGGCGGCGTTGGATAAGACCTTTCCGACCATGGACTGTTCTATCTGCATTTTAGGGCCCAAGATGACGGATGTGGGGCGTCATCCCAACATTACCCTGTTGACACTGAGCGAAGTAAAAGAAATTAAAGGGTTTGTGGGGAATTTTTCCGTCAAGGTCCTCAAAAAAGCGCGCTATGTCCGTGAGGATATGTGCACGGCCTGTGGTGAATGTGCCAAGGTCTGCCCCGTCGTCCTTCCCGATGAGTTTGATCAGGGCCTCTCCTCGAGGCGGGCCATTTACTCTCCCTTTCCCCAGGCTGTTCCTTCCTCCTATCTCATCGAAATGGATAAGTGCCTTGGGCATAATCCCACCGTCTGTGGCAAATGTGTCGAGCAGTGCGCAAAACAGTGCATTGATTTTCATATGAGCGATGAAGAGTTGAGCTTTGAGGTGGGCACCATTATCATGGCCACCGGGATGGACATCTACGATCCCACCCGGCTTGATGAGTATGGTTACACCCGGTTTGACAACGTGCTCACCAGTATGGAGTTTGAGCGGTTGATCAATGCCGGTGGCCCCACCAGTGGGGCGGTGATTCGCATGACGGATCGCAAAAGACCGCGCTCCATCGGCTTTGTCCAATGTGTTGGCTCGCGCTCCTTGCAGAAAGGTGGGGCCTACTGCTCCAACGTCTGTTGCATGAACACCATCAAATGCGCCTTTATGATCAAGGAGCATTATCCGGAGGTCGAGGTCAAGGTTTTCTATATCGATATTCGTGCCTTTGGCAAAGGCTTTGAAGATCAGTACCGCCGCACCAAACGCATGGGCGTCCAGTACATCCGTGGTTTACCAGGAACTGTCGAAGAAGATCCTGTCACCCGTAACCTGATTGTCCATGCAGAGAATCCCAACACCCGGGAGGTCGACCATCATGAGCTGGATATGCTGGTGCTGGCAGTCGGCGTCCGGCCACCTGAGGGGCTGAAAAAGTTACAGGAGATGTTGGCCCTGCAGCGTAACCCCGATGGTTTTTTTCTCGAGGCCCATCCCAAACTGCAACCCGTTGATGCGGCCACGCGCGGAATATTTTTTGCGGGGTGTAGTGAGGGGCCAAAGGATGTCAAAGACAGCGTGACCCAGGCCTCGGCAGCGGCCATGCGTGCCAGCATCCTGATGAACCAGGGGAAACTCACTGTGGAAGGGATCACTGCTGAGGTGAATCCGGAGCTCTGCTCCTCCTGCGGTTTGTGCGCCAAGGTCTGTCCCTACAACGCGATCACCGTGGATAGAATCGGCAAAACCGGGGCCCATGTGACCACCGCTGCCTGTGCCGGTTGTGGTACCTGTTCCGCCGAGTGCCCCGAAGGTGCCATTGAGATGCATCATTTCACAGATGATCAGATTCTAGAGCAGATCCATGCAGTACTGGGAGAAAAACCAGAAGAACGTATTCTTGTGTTTGCCTGTAACTGGTGCTCCTATGCAGGTGCTGATTTTGCCGGTGTCTCACGGCTGGAATACCCCACCACTACCCGCTTGATTCGCACCATGTGCTCAGGCAGGGTCAACGAGAAATTTCTCTGGGATGCCTTTGCCCAAGGGGTGCCGGCAATATTGATCTCAGGCTGCCACCTCAGTGATTGCCATTACATTAACGCCAACCACTGGACCGAAAAACGGGTGCAGCGTATGTGGCGCAAAATGGAGAAATTCGGGATCCGTAAAGAGCGGCTCCAGCTGGAGTGGATCAGCGCTGCCGAGGGAATCAGATTCCAGGAAGCCATGATCGAGATGGAGCGTATTCGGCAGACGGTGGATGCAGAGGAGATTGCATCCACCCAGGAAGCCCTGCAGGGGATGCGTGGACTGGCGAC
- a CDS encoding vitamin K epoxide reductase family protein has protein sequence MIKRKNTVLQVAQFLALVASLLIAAQIGFSLYQGAPLCLNDGCKVVERLTRVSPLVFNGAGLLFFQIVYWGIAAARGSKRRVPVFINNILLAGLAAEGVLVSFQYLIAQTFCTYCIGIFCFIVLLNLLLGARQLVAGVLIFAAASLSFASLELHQPSSNQASFSDGVLAERPGSLTTPTYHLYFSSTCPHCEKVIEALKTNARISVAFHPVDEAVRKVDLPQLRYRKNHSVAANKGLLSALGIKEIPVLMAETETGLMILKGESQIFSYLQSLVPTAVQPLSPLSGMSGVSSTGTNSLIPGVKDDSCGVSEDCTEPAGGESVMP, from the coding sequence ATGATAAAAAGAAAAAATACCGTGCTGCAGGTGGCCCAGTTTCTGGCATTGGTGGCCAGCCTGCTGATTGCTGCCCAGATAGGTTTTAGCCTCTACCAAGGCGCACCTCTCTGCCTCAATGATGGCTGCAAGGTGGTGGAGCGCTTGACCCGGGTCTCCCCGCTTGTCTTCAACGGGGCGGGCCTGCTTTTTTTTCAGATAGTGTACTGGGGCATCGCAGCCGCCCGGGGGAGTAAACGGCGAGTACCTGTCTTTATCAACAATATCCTTTTAGCCGGGCTTGCGGCCGAAGGAGTACTGGTCAGTTTTCAGTACCTGATCGCCCAGACCTTCTGCACCTACTGCATCGGCATCTTTTGTTTTATTGTTTTGTTGAATCTGCTTTTAGGCGCCCGGCAGCTGGTAGCAGGCGTTCTCATCTTTGCTGCCGCAAGCCTTTCCTTTGCGTCCCTGGAGCTGCATCAGCCGAGCAGCAACCAGGCATCCTTCTCTGACGGTGTTCTGGCCGAGCGACCAGGCAGTCTGACGACCCCCACCTATCATCTCTATTTCTCCTCGACCTGCCCGCACTGTGAGAAGGTCATCGAAGCGCTGAAGACCAATGCTCGGATCAGCGTTGCCTTTCACCCGGTGGATGAGGCTGTGCGCAAGGTTGATCTTCCCCAGCTGCGCTACCGGAAAAATCACTCAGTGGCGGCCAACAAGGGGCTGCTCAGTGCATTGGGAATTAAAGAGATTCCGGTGCTGATGGCTGAAACGGAGACTGGGCTGATGATCCTTAAGGGCGAAAGTCAAATCTTCAGCTATCTGCAGAGCCTGGTTCCAACAGCGGTTCAACCTCTCAGCCCCTTATCTGGTATGAGTGGCGTCAGCAGTACAGGGACAAATTCGCTTATTCCAGGTGTGAAGGATGATAGCTGCGGTGTCAGTGAGGATTGTACTGAACCGGCGGGGGGAGAGTCGGTTATGCCATAA
- the lipA gene encoding lipoyl synthase → MTRQAKPRWLKRKLPSGPEYERIRHLIKKQCLSTVCQEAMCPNQFECFGKGAATFMILGDHCSRNCRFCAVATGPEGEPDPDEPRRVAEAVQTMGLNYCVLTSVTRDDLEDGGAAHFAATIQAIRELNPTTLIELLIPDFQGNREALQQVLAARPEVLNHNLETVASLYPRVRPQANYRQSLELLRQSKALAPEVVTKCGIMVGLGESREELVQLMEDLREVGCDILTIGQYLQPSKEHLEVERYLPPEEFAELEHDALSLGFGSVAAAPFVRSSYQAESLFRRVRELERNP, encoded by the coding sequence ATGACTCGTCAAGCAAAGCCTCGCTGGCTCAAGCGAAAACTTCCCTCAGGGCCTGAATACGAGCGCATTCGCCACCTCATCAAAAAACAGTGTCTGAGCACGGTCTGTCAGGAGGCCATGTGCCCCAATCAGTTTGAATGCTTTGGCAAGGGGGCAGCCACCTTCATGATTCTGGGGGATCACTGCAGCCGTAACTGCCGTTTCTGTGCAGTGGCAACTGGGCCTGAAGGGGAGCCGGATCCCGATGAACCTAGGCGGGTGGCAGAGGCGGTCCAGACCATGGGGCTGAACTACTGCGTGCTCACCTCGGTGACCCGCGATGACCTGGAAGACGGTGGGGCGGCCCATTTTGCAGCGACCATTCAGGCGATTCGCGAACTCAATCCAACAACGCTCATCGAGCTACTGATTCCCGATTTTCAGGGAAACAGAGAGGCGCTGCAACAGGTGCTTGCGGCACGTCCCGAGGTGCTCAATCATAACCTGGAGACCGTGGCCTCGCTCTACCCGAGAGTGCGGCCCCAGGCCAATTACCGGCAGAGTCTTGAGCTCTTGCGTCAATCAAAAGCCCTGGCCCCGGAGGTCGTCACCAAGTGCGGCATCATGGTGGGACTTGGCGAGAGCAGGGAAGAGCTTGTGCAGCTGATGGAAGACCTGCGCGAAGTTGGCTGTGATATTCTGACCATCGGCCAGTATTTGCAGCCTTCAAAAGAACATCTTGAGGTTGAACGGTATCTGCCTCCGGAAGAATTTGCTGAACTGGAGCATGATGCGCTTTCCCTGGGCTTTGGTAGCGTTGCCGCTGCACCCTTTGTTCGCAGTTCGTATCAGGCAGAGAGTTTGTTTCGGCGTGTCCGCGAACTGGAACGGAATCCGTGA